The following coding sequences lie in one Labrus bergylta chromosome 5, fLabBer1.1, whole genome shotgun sequence genomic window:
- the LOC110002302 gene encoding green-sensitive opsin-like encodes MAWEGGIEPNGTEGKNFYIPMSNRTGIVRSPFEYPQYYLADPIMFKLLAFYMFFLICTGTPINGLTLVVTAQNKKLRQPLNYILVNLAVAGLIMCAFGFTITITSAMNGYFILGATFCAIEGFMATLGGEVALWSLVVLAVERYIVVCKPMGSFKFSGTHAAAGVAFTWVMAMACAAPPLVGWSRYLPEGMQCSCGPDYYTLAPGFNNESYVMYMFVVHFFLPVFVIFFTYGSLVLTVKAAAAQQQDSESTQKAEREVTRMCVLMVFGFLVAWVPYASFAGWIFMNKGASFSALTAAIPAFFAKSSALYNPIIYVLFNKQFRNCMLSTIGMGGMVEDETSVSASKTEVSSVS; translated from the exons ATGGCGTGGGAAGGAGGAATCGAGCCTAATGGCACAGAAGGAAAGAACTTCTACATCCCCATGTCCAACAGGACAGGGATTGTTAGAAGTCCTTTTGAATACCCGCAGTACTACTTGGCAGATCCTATCATGTTCAAGCTTCTGGCTTTCTACATGTTCTTCCTGATCTGCACTGGGACTCCCATCAACGGTCTGACACTGGTCGTAACGGCTCAGAACAAAAAGCTACGCCAACCTCTCAATTACATCCTAGTCAACCTGGCTGTGGCTGGACTCATCATGTGCGCCTTCGGATTCACCATCACCATTACATCTGCTATGAACGGCTACTTCATTCTTGGGGCAACTTTCTGTGCTATTGAGGGATTCATGGCCACACTTGGAG GTGAAGTTGCTCTCTGGTCATTGGTGGTCCTGGCTGTTGAGAGATACATCGTTGTCTGCAAACCCATGGGAAGCTTCAAGTTCTCTGGAACCCATGCTGCAGCTGGAGTTGCTTTCACTTGGGTCATGGCTATGGCTTGTGCTGCTCCCCCTCTTGTAGGCTGGTCAAG GTACCTTCCTGAAGGCATGCAGTGCTCCTGTGGACCTGACTACTACACTCTAGCTCCAGGCTTCAACAATGAATCATACGTCATGTACATGTTTGTAGTTCACTTTTTCCTCCCTGTGTTCGTCATTTTCTTCACATATGGAAGCCTTGTGCTGACTGTCAAAGCT GCCGCAGCACAGCAGCAGGACTCAGAATCTACCCAGAAGGCTGAGAGGGAAGTCacacgtatgtgtgtgttgatggtGTTTGGCTTCCTGGTAGCTTGGGTACCATACGCTTCTTTCGCTGGCTGGATCTTCATGAACAAGGGAGCTTCCTTCTCAGCACTGACAGCAGCTATTCCTGCCTTCTTTGCAAAGAGCTCAGCATTATACAACCCTATCATCTATGTGCTGTTTAACAAACAG